Proteins encoded within one genomic window of Deinococcus metallilatus:
- a CDS encoding CopZ family metallochaperone, whose product MTTQLTVTGMSCGHCEKAVTNALKGVPGVQDVRVDLQGGTATVQGEADPQALIAAVAEEGYGAQVRG is encoded by the coding sequence ATGACGACCCAACTGACCGTGACCGGTATGAGCTGCGGGCACTGCGAGAAGGCCGTGACGAACGCCCTTAAGGGCGTCCCCGGCGTGCAGGACGTCCGCGTCGATCTCCAGGGCGGGACGGCCACCGTGCAGGGCGAGGCCGACCCCCAGGCCCTGATCGCGGCGGTGGCCGAAGAGGGCTACGGCGCCCAGGTGCGCGGCTAA
- a CDS encoding DUF305 domain-containing protein: MKGLILTLALMALPVSAAQAGGSQGGTAASMSTTMIIQMQSDMRARMQPMMDDLRRLSGTAFDRAFFSMMIPHHQSAIEMSRAALPRLRDPLVRAWAQSIIDDQQKEIAEMQAELQRLGGVDTARQNRMRQAMSAMGQMMTQMMSRSQSPDHAFLEMMTPHHGSANEMANIALQNGQTDHVLSIAQRIMMAQADEMHDFKDWLRTHQ, from the coding sequence ATGAAGGGGCTGATCCTGACCCTGGCCCTGATGGCCCTGCCCGTGAGCGCCGCCCAGGCGGGCGGCAGCCAGGGGGGTACGGCGGCCAGCATGTCCACCACCATGATCATCCAGATGCAGTCGGACATGCGCGCCCGGATGCAGCCCATGATGGACGACCTGCGCCGCTTATCCGGCACGGCCTTCGACCGGGCCTTTTTCTCCATGATGATTCCGCACCACCAGAGCGCCATCGAGATGAGCCGCGCCGCGCTGCCGAGGTTGCGTGATCCCCTGGTGCGCGCCTGGGCGCAGAGCATCATCGACGATCAGCAGAAGGAGATCGCCGAGATGCAGGCCGAGTTGCAGCGCCTGGGGGGCGTGGACACCGCCCGGCAGAACCGGATGCGTCAGGCCATGTCCGCCATGGGGCAGATGATGACCCAGATGATGTCCCGGTCGCAAAGCCCCGACCATGCGTTCCTGGAGATGATGACGCCCCACCACGGCTCAGCCAACGAGATGGCCAATATCGCCCTGCAAAACGGTCAGACCGACCACGTGCTGAGCATCGCCCAGCGCATCATGATGGCGCAGGCCGACGAGATGCACGACTTCAAGGACTGGCTGCGCACCCACCAGTAA
- a CDS encoding heavy metal translocating P-type ATPase: MSKTIELGVQGMTCASCVGRVERGLGKVEGVQRASVNLATERATVTYDPEQTGPQALIARVKDVGYEPVVGEIELGVQGMTCASCVSRVERALKKVDGVLDASVNLATERATVRYLPSSVSAGQLKAAVKGAGYEVLEAQAGRDRTDLEREAREQEIHGLRRAVTFSAVFALPLALLAMVPMLVPAVNDWLMSTFGHGVMTTLNWVMLALAVPVQFGPGMRFYRLGWKALRNRSPDMNSLVMIGTSAAFFYSLVVTLAPQVFPEGTAHVYYEAAAVVITLILLGKYFEAIAKGRSSEAMKKLLSLQAKTARVVRGGQELELPTDEVLIGDLISVRPGEKVPVDGEVTLGNSFVDESMITGEPIPVAKQAGAAVVGGTINQNGAFQFRATKIGADTALAQIIKLVESAQGSKPPIQGLADRVVSVFVPIVIGIAALTFLIWMVVGGSTALSFALVTTVAVLIIACPCAMGLATPTSIMVGTGKAAELGVLFRNGAALEGLQGANVVAVDKTGTLTKGKPDLTDLVTAPGFDRTEVLKLVAAAEEQSEHPIARAIVDAAKREGMAILPLEGFEAVPGYGLEARVEGRLVQVGADRYMQRLGLSVDNFAAQAERLGDEGKSPLYAAIDGQLAAVIAVADPIKEGSPEAVKALHRQGLRVAMITGDNARTANAIARQLGIDEVLAEVLPGGKSDAVKELQGKGQKVAFVGDGINDAPALAQADVGLAIGTGTDVAVETADVILMSGDLRGVPNAYALSRATLRNIKLNLFWAFAYNIVLIPVAAGVLYPAFGWLLSPVLAAAAMGFSSVFVLSNALRLRSFRPPVRPDPVPTRAGTATPARA; the protein is encoded by the coding sequence ATGAGCAAAACCATCGAGCTGGGTGTGCAGGGGATGACCTGCGCCAGTTGCGTGGGGCGGGTCGAGCGGGGGCTGGGCAAGGTCGAGGGGGTGCAGCGTGCCAGCGTGAACCTCGCCACCGAGCGGGCCACCGTCACCTACGACCCGGAGCAGACGGGGCCGCAGGCCTTGATCGCCCGGGTCAAGGACGTGGGCTACGAGCCGGTCGTGGGCGAAATCGAGCTGGGCGTGCAGGGGATGACCTGCGCGAGTTGCGTGAGCCGGGTGGAGCGGGCCCTGAAGAAGGTGGACGGGGTGCTGGACGCCAGCGTCAACCTCGCCACCGAGCGGGCCACCGTGCGGTATCTGCCGTCGAGCGTGAGCGCGGGGCAACTCAAGGCGGCGGTGAAGGGCGCCGGGTACGAGGTGCTGGAGGCTCAGGCCGGTCGGGACCGGACCGACCTTGAACGTGAAGCGCGCGAGCAAGAGATTCATGGGTTGCGCCGCGCGGTGACGTTCAGCGCCGTCTTCGCCCTTCCCCTCGCCCTCCTGGCGATGGTCCCGATGCTCGTGCCCGCCGTGAACGACTGGCTGATGAGCACCTTCGGGCACGGGGTCATGACCACCCTGAACTGGGTCATGCTGGCCCTCGCCGTGCCTGTGCAGTTCGGCCCCGGGATGCGCTTCTACCGCCTGGGCTGGAAAGCTCTGCGGAACAGGTCGCCGGACATGAATTCCCTGGTCATGATCGGCACCTCGGCCGCGTTCTTCTACTCGCTGGTCGTCACGCTCGCGCCGCAGGTCTTTCCCGAAGGCACCGCGCACGTGTACTACGAGGCCGCCGCCGTCGTGATCACCCTGATCCTGCTGGGCAAGTATTTCGAGGCCATCGCCAAGGGGAGAAGCAGTGAGGCGATGAAGAAGCTGCTGAGTCTTCAGGCGAAGACGGCGCGGGTGGTTCGGGGCGGCCAGGAACTCGAACTGCCCACGGACGAGGTGCTGATCGGCGACCTGATCTCCGTTCGCCCCGGCGAGAAGGTGCCGGTGGACGGTGAGGTCACCCTGGGCAACTCCTTCGTGGACGAGAGCATGATCACCGGCGAACCGATTCCCGTCGCCAAGCAGGCGGGCGCGGCGGTCGTCGGCGGCACCATCAACCAGAACGGCGCCTTTCAGTTCAGGGCGACCAAAATCGGGGCGGACACGGCGCTCGCGCAGATCATCAAGCTGGTGGAGAGCGCCCAGGGCAGCAAGCCCCCGATCCAGGGCCTCGCGGACCGGGTCGTCTCGGTGTTCGTCCCGATCGTCATCGGCATCGCCGCCCTGACCTTCCTGATCTGGATGGTGGTGGGCGGGAGCACCGCCCTCTCGTTCGCCCTGGTCACGACGGTCGCGGTGCTGATCATCGCCTGCCCCTGCGCGATGGGCCTGGCGACGCCGACGAGCATCATGGTCGGCACGGGCAAGGCGGCTGAGCTGGGCGTCCTCTTCCGCAACGGCGCGGCACTCGAAGGCTTGCAGGGCGCGAACGTGGTGGCGGTGGACAAGACCGGCACCCTGACCAAGGGCAAGCCGGACCTGACGGACCTGGTGACGGCCCCTGGATTCGACCGGACGGAAGTGCTGAAGCTGGTCGCGGCGGCCGAGGAGCAGAGCGAACACCCCATCGCCCGCGCCATCGTGGATGCGGCGAAAAGAGAGGGCATGGCCATCCTTCCCCTGGAGGGCTTCGAGGCGGTGCCCGGGTATGGGTTGGAAGCGCGCGTGGAAGGCCGCCTGGTGCAGGTGGGTGCCGACCGTTACATGCAGCGGCTGGGCCTGAGCGTGGACAACTTTGCAGCTCAGGCCGAGCGACTCGGGGACGAGGGTAAGAGCCCCTTGTACGCGGCCATCGATGGTCAGCTCGCGGCGGTCATCGCGGTGGCCGACCCCATCAAGGAGGGCAGCCCGGAGGCCGTGAAGGCCCTTCACCGCCAGGGCCTGAGGGTCGCCATGATTACCGGCGACAACGCCCGCACCGCGAACGCCATCGCCCGTCAGCTCGGCATCGACGAGGTCCTGGCCGAAGTGCTGCCGGGCGGGAAGAGCGACGCTGTGAAGGAACTGCAAGGGAAGGGCCAGAAGGTGGCCTTTGTCGGGGACGGCATCAATGACGCACCCGCGCTCGCCCAAGCGGACGTGGGGCTCGCCATCGGCACGGGCACCGACGTGGCCGTCGAGACCGCCGACGTGATCCTGATGAGTGGGGACCTGCGCGGGGTCCCGAACGCCTACGCCCTCAGCCGCGCCACCCTACGGAACATCAAGCTCAACCTGTTCTGGGCTTTCGCGTACAACATCGTGCTGATCCCGGTCGCGGCGGGCGTCCTGTACCCGGCCTTCGGCTGGCTCCTCAGCCCGGTGTTGGCGGCGGCGGCGATGGGCTTTTCCAGCGTCTTCGTGCTCAGCAACGCCCTGCGCCTGCGCAGCTTCCGGCCTCCCGTCCGTCCCGATCCCGTTCCCACCCGTGCAGGTACCGCCACCCCGGCGCGCGCCTGA
- a CDS encoding peptidase C39 family protein, giving the protein MTFARLLWPALLLAPVAGAAPYAQQTSFGTPSPLIQAAQARTSVKATWEALPQPRGGQLEGGVVEVAPFNELVPSWNVTGPGESPLTLEVRVRRRDGRWTPYFGFGTWRAAGPRASLPVTRTADGTVNTDTLTLPYRATAFQYRVTPGAGLQVRLLSFNTSDNALRLRDQGRGGQANAWNRVLAVPGLSQMIYPGGGEVWCSPTSVSMILGFWNRPVRVPDAAKATFDTRYDGFGNWPFNTAYAATQGLQAFVTRLGSLRDAEAYLGQGLPLAVSVRFKSGELPGAPLSWSNGHLMVLTGFDARGNPVVNDPAARSDAGVKRTYPRAVFERLWLSHAGGMAYVMAPQP; this is encoded by the coding sequence GTGACCTTTGCACGCCTCCTCTGGCCCGCCCTGCTGCTCGCCCCGGTGGCGGGCGCCGCCCCCTACGCGCAGCAGACCAGCTTCGGCACCCCGTCCCCGCTGATCCAGGCCGCGCAGGCCCGGACCAGCGTGAAGGCCACCTGGGAGGCGCTGCCCCAGCCCCGCGGCGGCCAGCTCGAGGGCGGCGTGGTGGAGGTGGCGCCATTCAACGAACTCGTCCCCAGTTGGAACGTGACGGGGCCGGGAGAGAGTCCGCTGACGCTGGAGGTGCGCGTGCGGCGGCGCGACGGCCGCTGGACGCCGTACTTCGGGTTCGGGACCTGGCGCGCGGCGGGACCCCGGGCCAGCCTGCCCGTGACCCGCACGGCGGACGGCACGGTGAACACCGACACCCTGACCCTCCCCTACCGGGCCACGGCCTTTCAGTATCGCGTGACGCCAGGGGCGGGGCTTCAGGTGCGCCTGCTGTCGTTCAACACGTCCGACAACGCCCTGCGCCTGCGGGACCAGGGCCGGGGCGGGCAGGCGAACGCCTGGAACAGGGTTCTGGCGGTCCCCGGGCTCTCCCAGATGATCTACCCGGGCGGGGGGGAGGTCTGGTGCAGCCCCACCAGCGTCTCCATGATCCTGGGCTTCTGGAACCGCCCCGTGCGGGTGCCGGACGCCGCTAAGGCCACCTTCGACACCCGCTACGACGGCTTCGGGAACTGGCCCTTCAACACCGCGTATGCCGCAACCCAGGGCCTGCAGGCCTTTGTAACGCGCCTGGGCAGCCTGCGTGACGCCGAGGCGTACCTGGGGCAGGGGCTGCCGCTCGCGGTGAGTGTGCGCTTCAAATCGGGCGAGCTGCCGGGAGCGCCGCTGTCCTGGTCGAACGGGCACCTGATGGTGCTGACCGGCTTCGACGCGCGGGGCAACCCGGTGGTGAACGACCCGGCGGCGAGGAGCGACGCGGGGGTGAAGCGCACCTACCCGCGCGCCGTCTTCGAGCGGTTGTGGCTTAGCCACGCGGGCGGCATGGCGTACGTGATGGCTCCCCAGCCCTGA
- a CDS encoding N-acetylmuramoyl-L-alanine amidase produces the protein MTFGQPRASSDSGKTRVVFDLGRGVTYGLTPTAGGLRVDVVGARVLPQTRVGLGPGVTGYRASGQQVLLVTPFPLSLSDGWRASEATLAGGGRVLLLDFGPTLVGGAGAGLRARVRPAPPSGGLPPGTPQNDRVTLAASSRPSSPATAPIPLPAGLPPSDVVSATSQVTPPAPPPPLPGQEGGQPSALTGQARGARRVGAALAPPRLGQNPGLTRVVLDLPPGTRYRLVPGRVGLRVELTGVSAPALSAQNVTPEVRAWRYEPAGEGVSVTLATAAPLTERGGWRAQLVPPLDGSDHSRLAIDLSPALADLTPLPARERVLAAVPATPVSPGTAILALSTSLAKPRVVIDPGHGGRDPGGVGAVVEKEVALDVARRVRDLLRAAGVEVVLTRETDRELAPDKAADLNRRAALGTPGTQLFLSIHVNALPTASALRGYGVETWWNRNHPLSGRLAALIQQNVTGVTGAFSRGLKNDRSLAVLRGSRIPAALIEIGYTSHPVDGLNLRDGHYLDRMAVGIARGIREALVTGITAGGAVGGAGK, from the coding sequence GTGACGTTCGGCCAGCCCCGCGCCAGCAGCGACAGCGGCAAGACCCGCGTGGTGTTCGACCTCGGCCGGGGCGTGACGTACGGCCTCACCCCCACCGCCGGGGGACTGCGCGTCGACGTGGTCGGGGCGCGGGTGCTGCCCCAGACACGCGTGGGTCTGGGCCCCGGCGTCACGGGGTACCGGGCGTCCGGGCAACAGGTGCTGCTGGTCACGCCGTTCCCGCTCTCGCTTTCCGACGGGTGGCGGGCCAGCGAGGCGACGCTGGCGGGTGGGGGGCGTGTCCTGCTCCTGGACTTCGGGCCGACCCTGGTGGGGGGCGCGGGGGCGGGGCTCCGGGCGCGGGTCCGCCCCGCCCCTCCATCTGGGGGTCTCCCGCCGGGCACTCCCCAGAACGACCGGGTCACGTTAGCCGCCTCCTCCCGTCCGTCCAGCCCGGCGACGGCCCCAATACCCCTTCCGGCGGGCCTGCCGCCCAGCGACGTGGTGTCCGCCACCTCGCAGGTCACTCCGCCCGCCCCGCCTCCCCCCCTGCCCGGGCAGGAGGGCGGCCAGCCGAGCGCCCTCACGGGTCAGGCCCGGGGAGCGCGCCGGGTGGGCGCCGCGCTCGCCCCGCCCCGGCTGGGCCAAAACCCCGGCCTCACCCGCGTGGTGCTGGACCTGCCGCCGGGCACCCGCTACCGCCTGGTGCCCGGCAGGGTGGGCCTGCGCGTGGAGTTGACCGGGGTGAGCGCGCCCGCCCTCTCCGCGCAGAACGTGACGCCCGAGGTGCGGGCCTGGCGCTACGAGCCGGCCGGGGAGGGCGTGAGCGTGACGCTGGCCACCGCCGCGCCCCTGACCGAGCGCGGCGGCTGGCGGGCCCAGCTCGTGCCGCCACTGGACGGCTCGGACCACTCCCGGCTCGCCATCGACCTCTCCCCGGCTCTGGCGGACCTCACGCCGCTGCCCGCCCGGGAGCGGGTGCTGGCCGCCGTCCCCGCCACGCCCGTGTCCCCGGGGACGGCGATCCTGGCCCTGAGCACGAGCCTGGCCAAGCCGCGCGTCGTGATCGATCCCGGGCACGGCGGCCGCGACCCCGGGGGCGTCGGCGCGGTCGTCGAGAAGGAGGTGGCCCTGGACGTGGCCCGGCGGGTGCGTGACCTGCTGCGCGCGGCCGGGGTGGAGGTGGTGCTGACCCGCGAGACGGACCGCGAACTCGCGCCCGACAAGGCCGCCGACCTGAACAGGCGCGCGGCGCTGGGCACGCCCGGCACCCAGCTCTTCCTAAGCATCCACGTGAACGCCCTGCCCACGGCGAGCGCGCTGCGGGGCTACGGGGTGGAGACCTGGTGGAACCGCAACCACCCGCTGTCGGGGCGCCTCGCGGCCCTGATCCAGCAGAACGTCACCGGGGTGACCGGCGCGTTCTCGCGGGGCCTGAAGAATGACCGTTCGCTGGCGGTGCTGCGGGGGAGCCGCATTCCTGCGGCGCTGATCGAGATCGGGTACACGAGTCACCCGGTCGACGGCCTGAACCTCCGGGACGGCCACTACCTCGACCGCATGGCGGTGGGCATCGCGCGGGGCATCCGGGAGGCCCTCGTGACCGGAATCACCGCGGGCGGAGCGGTGGGCGGCGCCGGGAAGTGA
- a CDS encoding type II restriction endonuclease: MQTLDTLIRHWRDDPGATYRTWFLWEERLKNFRSIRRGLQTVVKEIEAGSFGTQYRGSSLETVVHSIAEQRQIFKGADHAFLWKPKLRIPDIYESPDNQKAFGRFLDTCACCTGSDDLIRAIRDLDRRAIKGLGPAAANLLYFLHPTYMPPFNTAIVNGYNALTGAKVKLGKWEEYLALREGMLRLNGTHRGLLSNDLGAVAGLLFDLGSGRYTPPPREDDGAALSAWQADLAKVREESASASKALAAAREGDRTHTEVQGWLRDLGRALGFDVWIAANDRSRPYAGGKLGDGCLDTLPPGIAGTPGADAVRLIDVVWFERGTLAPAAAFEVEHTTSIYSGIVRMLDLALGAPERAVQGLYLVAPDGREADVRDQLRRPAFQAVSHLNMRYLPYSELERHREAMARFGQGLRAVEAIARAL; this comes from the coding sequence ATGCAGACGCTCGACACGCTGATCCGGCATTGGCGCGACGATCCCGGGGCCACCTACCGCACCTGGTTCCTGTGGGAGGAACGCCTCAAGAACTTCCGCTCCATCCGCCGGGGTCTACAAACGGTGGTGAAGGAGATCGAGGCGGGGAGCTTCGGCACCCAGTACCGGGGCTCTTCGCTGGAGACGGTGGTACATTCCATCGCCGAGCAGCGCCAGATCTTCAAGGGTGCCGACCATGCCTTCCTGTGGAAGCCCAAGCTGCGCATCCCCGACATCTACGAGAGCCCCGACAACCAGAAGGCCTTCGGGCGCTTCCTCGACACCTGCGCCTGCTGCACCGGCAGTGACGACCTGATCCGCGCCATCCGCGATCTCGACCGCCGGGCCATCAAGGGCCTGGGCCCGGCGGCCGCCAATCTGCTGTACTTCCTGCACCCCACCTATATGCCGCCCTTCAACACCGCCATCGTGAACGGCTACAACGCCCTGACCGGGGCGAAGGTGAAGCTCGGAAAGTGGGAGGAGTACCTGGCGCTGCGGGAGGGGATGCTGCGGCTGAACGGGACGCACCGGGGCCTGCTGTCCAACGACCTGGGCGCCGTGGCGGGGCTGCTCTTCGACCTGGGCAGCGGGCGATACACGCCCCCGCCCCGTGAGGATGACGGGGCGGCGCTGAGTGCCTGGCAGGCGGACCTGGCGAAGGTGCGGGAAGAGTCGGCGAGCGCCAGCAAGGCGCTGGCCGCGGCCCGGGAGGGGGACCGGACCCACACCGAGGTGCAGGGCTGGCTGCGCGACCTGGGCCGGGCGCTGGGCTTCGACGTGTGGATCGCCGCGAACGACCGCTCCCGCCCTTACGCGGGGGGCAAGCTGGGCGACGGGTGCCTCGACACCCTTCCGCCCGGGATCGCGGGCACACCCGGGGCGGACGCGGTGCGGTTGATCGACGTGGTGTGGTTCGAGCGGGGGACGCTGGCCCCGGCGGCGGCCTTTGAGGTGGAGCACACGACCTCGATCTACTCGGGGATCGTGCGAATGCTCGACCTGGCCCTGGGCGCCCCCGAGCGGGCGGTCCAGGGCCTCTACCTGGTGGCCCCCGACGGCCGGGAGGCGGACGTGCGCGACCAGTTGCGCCGCCCCGCCTTCCAAGCGGTGTCCCACCTGAACATGCGCTACCTGCCCTACAGCGAGCTGGAGCGGCACCGCGAGGCGATGGCCCGCTTCGGACAGGGGTTGCGTGCTGTGGAGGCCATCGCCCGGGCGCTGTAA
- a CDS encoding WD40/YVTN/BNR-like repeat-containing protein, with product MTTQRTRPSLRRLLAGTLLGVTLVTGAVGWRAWRQGTDEAGRLGGDFHALQVLPGGRLLYGQHAGVSVSTDGGRTWGRPDGAGDALSLASSPRSPVLILAGHGVLKTSRDGGATWQPATFGNLASRDLQGFAVAPDAPNVWYANIAGLGLYRTREGRNWEVMSPDTAYATALAAGPGSPPRLYALVPGEGLIASDDGATWQRIGNAPPAAPSGLTVHPVSGHVYLAGTAGLWRSGDQGATWTRLGFREAARLVAADPRDEARLYAVGAGGAVYRSLDGGRTWAPAGRGA from the coding sequence ATGACGACACAAAGGACACGACCGTCCCTGCGCCGCCTGCTGGCCGGTACCCTCCTGGGCGTGACCCTGGTGACGGGGGCCGTGGGCTGGCGGGCGTGGCGACAGGGAACGGACGAGGCAGGCCGCCTGGGCGGTGATTTTCACGCCCTGCAGGTCCTTCCGGGCGGACGGCTGCTGTACGGCCAGCACGCCGGGGTCTCGGTCAGCACCGACGGCGGCCGCACCTGGGGCCGTCCCGACGGTGCCGGGGACGCTCTGTCGCTCGCCTCCTCTCCCCGGTCCCCAGTCCTGATCCTGGCCGGGCATGGCGTGCTGAAGACCAGCCGGGACGGCGGGGCCACCTGGCAACCGGCGACCTTCGGGAACCTGGCGAGCCGGGACCTTCAGGGCTTCGCCGTCGCGCCCGACGCGCCCAACGTGTGGTACGCGAATATCGCCGGGCTCGGCCTGTACCGGACCCGCGAAGGCCGCAACTGGGAGGTGATGTCGCCGGACACCGCGTATGCCACGGCGCTGGCCGCGGGACCCGGCTCGCCGCCGCGGCTGTACGCCCTCGTCCCGGGCGAGGGCCTGATCGCCTCGGACGATGGGGCCACCTGGCAACGGATTGGGAACGCGCCCCCCGCCGCCCCATCCGGCCTGACTGTTCACCCGGTCAGCGGGCACGTGTACCTGGCGGGGACCGCTGGCCTCTGGCGCTCCGGGGACCAGGGGGCGACCTGGACACGCTTGGGCTTCCGGGAGGCGGCGCGGCTGGTGGCCGCCGACCCGCGGGACGAGGCGAGGCTGTACGCGGTCGGGGCGGGCGGCGCGGTGTACCGCTCGCTGGACGGGGGCCGGACATGGGCGCCGGCGGGGCGGGGAGCCTGA
- a CDS encoding metal-sensitive transcriptional regulator — MPEDARKRAARRLKIARGHLDSIVAMLEKEDAYCVDVLRQIKAVQGALSGAGEVVLRGHLEAHVATASTRGDSVEIVEELMEALKYT, encoded by the coding sequence ATGCCTGAGGACGCGCGCAAACGCGCCGCCCGGCGGCTCAAGATTGCCCGGGGCCACCTCGACAGCATCGTCGCCATGCTGGAAAAGGAGGATGCGTACTGCGTGGACGTGCTGCGGCAGATCAAGGCCGTGCAGGGCGCCCTGTCCGGGGCGGGCGAGGTCGTGCTGCGCGGCCACCTCGAAGCGCACGTCGCCACCGCCTCCACGCGGGGTGACAGTGTCGAAATCGTCGAAGAACTGATGGAAGCCCTCAAGTACACCTGA
- a CDS encoding four-helix bundle copper-binding protein translates to MPQNTARMLQTHPNPASVFDQGALAACIDACFECENICTSCADACLGEQGHLMHLVHCIRLNLDCADVCGATGRVLSRLTQPDQNVLRAQLQACLAACQACGQECEMHARDMNMQHCAVCAESCRRCEQACQQLLGSMSA, encoded by the coding sequence ATGCCGCAGAACACTGCCCGGATGCTGCAAACGCACCCCAACCCCGCCAGCGTGTTCGACCAGGGAGCGCTGGCCGCGTGCATCGACGCCTGTTTCGAGTGCGAGAACATCTGTACCTCCTGTGCCGATGCCTGCCTGGGCGAGCAGGGCCACCTGATGCACCTCGTCCACTGCATCCGCCTGAACCTCGACTGCGCGGACGTGTGCGGCGCCACCGGGCGGGTGCTCTCGCGGCTCACCCAGCCCGACCAGAACGTCCTGCGGGCCCAACTTCAGGCCTGCCTCGCGGCCTGCCAGGCGTGCGGGCAGGAGTGCGAGATGCACGCCCGCGACATGAACATGCAGCACTGCGCGGTGTGTGCCGAGTCGTGCCGCCGCTGTGAGCAGGCCTGCCAGCAGCTCCTGGGGAGCATGAGCGCATGA